One region of Culex pipiens pallens isolate TS chromosome 2, TS_CPP_V2, whole genome shotgun sequence genomic DNA includes:
- the LOC120428896 gene encoding zinc finger protein 808-like, translating into MAKITVKTEPDYEMHSTLEDQQTQQEGSEDMTSFCYETVVKEEVILEDEFISPEEESARECNKAFATENKSHIKRAHEKHAQKSSEVSVLEEDGVFICSKCNKTFEERHLCQQHISKHFSLTKERTVSCPKCPKKFLSEKHLAKHEAWHEASIKKQSEVIKCDECNKTFKTKRMLTRHLKRHEAMKEGKYQCKICSMRHASDYELKIHTKRHEINVKMPSVPPPVIIVRNDHSAFQCSECSMVFTVRRAYKTHAQKHINIRNGMYKCDICEKICGSSHNLDTHMRRHRNGEIKEVTQPRELSYECSKCDKKFGRQLLLSKHFKIHEAIEKGLYKCKLCGKYLGSPRSLVLHEQRHDANKKARNAHKCIECDRTYFRKYSFICHVKARHGGNEPNQRENVKIDKC; encoded by the exons ATGGCCAAAATCACGGTGAAAACGGAACCCGATTACGAAATGCACTCCACCCTGGAGGATCAGCAAACGCAGCAGGAGGGATCTGAGGATATGACTTCTTTCTGTTACGAAACTGTGGTCAAGGAGGAAGTTATCCTGGAAGACGAATTTATTTCACCAGAAGAGGAGAGCGCCAGAGAGTGTAATAAGGCATTTGCCACGGAAAACAAAAGCCACATCAAACGAGCTCACGAGAAACATGCACAGAAGAGCTCGGAGGTTTCCGTGCTGGAAGAGGATGGAGTCTTCATCTGCAGTAAATGTAACAAAACGTTTGAGGAGCGACACTTGTGCCAGCAACATATTTCGAAACATTTTTCATTGACGAAGGAAAGAACTGTTTCCTGTCCCAAGTGCCCTAAA aaatttttatcTGAAAAACATCTTGCAAAACACGAGGCATGGCACGAAGcatctatcaaaaaacaaaGTGAAGTAATAAAATGCGATGAATGCAACAAGACATTCAAAACCAAGCGCATGTTAACCCGACACCTCAAAAGGCACGAGGCCATGAAAGAAGGCAAATATCAATGCAAGATTTGCAGTATG CGACACGCATCTGACTACGAGTTAAAAATTCACACTAAGAGGCACGAAATTAACGTGAAAATGCCGTCAGTTCCACCTCCAGTTATAATTGTAAGAAATGATCATAGTGCATTCCAATGCTCCGAGTGCAGTATGGTGTTCACCGTCCGACGGGCCTATAAAACCCATGCgcaaaaacatataaatataCGAAATGGCATGTATAAGTGCGATATTTGCGAAAAG atatgcGGATCTTCCCATAATCTCGACACGCACATGCGGAGACATCGAAACGGAGAGATAAAAGAAGTTACTCAACCTAGAGAACTGTCGTATGAATGCTCAAAATGTGATAAAAAATTTGGCAGGCAGCTTCTGTTAAGTAAACACTTCAAAATTCACGAGGCTATCGAAAAAGGTCTTTACAAGTGCAAGTTATGTGGAAAG TATTTAGGGTCACCCAGATCGCTCGTACTACACGAGCAAAGACATGATGCCAATAAGAAAGCAAGAAATGCACATAAATGTATCGAATGTGACCGCACGTATTTTCGCAAGTATTCCTTTATCTGCCATGTTAAGGCGAGGCACGGTGGAAATGAACCGAATCAAcgagaaaatgtaaaaatcgaCAAATGTTGA